In Oncorhynchus gorbuscha isolate QuinsamMale2020 ecotype Even-year unplaced genomic scaffold, OgorEven_v1.0 Un_scaffold_1871, whole genome shotgun sequence, the sequence gtgtctgtctgtctgtctgtctgtctgtctgtctgtctgtctgtctgtctgtctgtctgtctgtctgtctgtctgtctgtctgtctgtctgtctgtctgtctgtctgtctgtctgtctctgtctgtctctgtctgtattcaCTTCCTTCTGTTTTATATCTTATATCTTAttgtccctctttctccctctttctctctccttctttctttttctctcactctccagaTCTTTTTAGATTCCAGCACAATTCGTCTGGGGAACATTCCTCACGGGACAGCGGCAGACCCGCTGCACGGGGCGCCGGGCACCACGTACCCCAAACAGACTGTGTACGAGCTGTGCGTGTGCCCAAGCGGCAAGCTCTACCTGTCCCCGGCTGAGAAGGGCTCCACCTGCCAGACGACCAGCAACGTGTGTCTGTGGAGCTGAGAGAGGGGGGGCCAGCGGACCGCTGAACACCAGAAAGGCCTTCCCCTCATTAGGATCCCAGTCCAGGATACCAGGACCCCAACAGACCCTGATCCCCATCCATACTGATCCCCATCCATACTGATCCCCATCCATCGATAGATTTACTTTCTTTGACAGACATTcttcattttctttctttctctgtggtcactctctctttctcatctctctctttctcatctctctcgttctcatctctctctttctcatctctctctttctcatctctctctttctcatctcatctctctctttctcatctctctcattctcatctctctctttctcatctttctcatctctctctttctcatctctctctttctcatctctctctttctcatctctctctttctcatctctctcgttctcatctctctctttctcatctctctttctcatctctctctttctcatctctcatctctctctttctcatctctcttgttctcatctctctcgttctcatctctctttctcatctctctctttctcatctctctcattctcatctctctctttctcatctctctctttctcatctctctctttcttttttctcttctTCCTTCTTGCTTTGTATtacttttcctcttcctctctgtcagttgttatttctttctcttaccctctctgtcgttctctctcctgctctctttctcctcccttcgtcatctctctctcacagtcctcCCAAACAAAGAAGAAAAATCAGGAATCCCTTGAAAAATGAGGCTTGGGGAAAAAGCCCCTTCTTCCAAAATTTTGATGGAACAAAAAACGATATGAAGTGACAATTTGTTTTCTCCTTTTTTCTATTTTTCTATCGTTCTCAGATGGAGAATGAGTGTTGCGCCGCCGCCGGGCCGAACTTGAACCGAGAGATTTGCGTGGACTGATTTGTTTTTCTAAGAAAGCGATACACAGGTGCCTTTGCTATTGTTGGTAAAGCACATCACCTCCAACGTTCTCATCCTCTTCAATGGACCATCGTTAACTCACTGGAAAACTAACTGTCTTTGGCTCAAAGCCTTGTCCAAATCTCTACACAGACTTCAAGTACAGTTCTTTTTTTTTCCCTCTGATGTTTTCTTGATAAAAAAAGCACAAAATTATGCCATGTATATAACAATACCaataaaatgaaaaataaaacgaTATTGTTTTATAAACACATCCTGAATCTGGGAATGCTCCAGGGTTGACTTTCTACTTTTTAATTTGAAGTGCTATGGTCATGTGTATGTTCTACATTTTGAGGTTGTGGCCAATTTCCCTGCTCTGAAATCATGGTCTAATGTAACATATAAAGTAATATTACAACAAAGTGCAGTGATTCTCCTTTGTCTGTCAGAGCTGAATCACTAATCACTATcacttattttaccaggtaagttgacacAACACATTCTCATTCACAGCAACGACGTGGGGAATAGTCAcaggggagaggagtgaggatgaatgagccaattggaagctggggatgattaggtggccatgatggtatgagggacagattgggaatctagccaggacaccagggttaacacccctactctatgATAAGTgacatgggatctttaatgaccacaAAGAgccaggacacccgtttaacgtcccgtCCAAAATATGGCACCTTACATAGGGCAATGTCCCCTTCACTGCCCTGGGGTAGCATCACCATGGAAAGTATTCGActacaaatacaaatattttagGCTTTTAATCCTATTGAACAATACAGACTTATCATATAAGGTTGGTATACCCAATCTGATGTTTATTTGATTAGGATGATATACTCATTTTACCCTCACAGGACTCCAGTACGTCCCACTTCTGCCACATTAAGGTTCCCTCATACAGCCTCCATCCAATCAGGACGCCCTCTAACAGTAGCAACAGCAACATTTTGGCCAGTCTGGAAACAACAGTTGGGTTTGTTGTGAGATGGGACTGGGGCCAGGATTCAAACCAAATGTGCCGACATTGCACTACACTTGACTTTTATTGAAGGTAATTTCACTGACTTTCACAGAGATCGTTTTTGCGGTAAACACAGCAGATACCGGCTTAAACATAAATGACCTTTTTCAAGTCAAATGTAGTGAGATGTAGGAGCCTTGTGGTTTGTTTCAATCCCCTTCCCAGTCTCTTTTGAGTCTTGGTCAAAAGTAAGGAAACTGGGGAGAGTTTATTTAACTATCCAACTACAAACAATATGGACACAATATGTTATGTAAGCATTAagtgaatatattgataaaaaaaGCTATTTATTCAAATTCACATGTATGTAAATACACAACCACATGTTTTAATAATGATTTAAaggtatatataaatatatatatattttcttagaTTTTATGCAATGTGTTTGTAAGATTGTTGTAAAATGGCAATATTATCCAATGACAAAATGTGTTTTGAGTTTTATTTCCTGTTGTACGCTAACTGTTTTCCTGCTTCCTTTGCATCCCAACCAGACGGTTGTAGATCTAGACATAGAAACGTACAAGGTGACTCCGGTCATAAGCCATAGCCTTTGGTCGATTCATCAAGTGGTGGTATGAGAATAACGGTGGACATAATGAAACGTCTTTATTTGGGAGAAGAAATGTAAACGTTCTGCCATTGGTTTGTTCCCCACGGCAGTTACGTATACTGCACAGTAGATGACGTGAAACGGTCCGCAGTGAGGTGTCATTTTAAAAGACGTCAATCTCAACAATGTCACCAGGCCAGGACCTAACATGTATTTATTACCAGAGTGAAACAACAGTGGGTCAGTTTCAGTGTCAGTTAGACACTCGCTCCACTTTGCTTTTAAAGCCGCCAATGTTCTCCACTTGATCATATCAAATGTCACTTTTTCATCGTCTGTTTCAGTGTCACATTATGTGAACAATGTCATGTTATTGAACGGGAAAATGACAAGGAAGCAAAGACTCTTTCCTTCCCTTTTTCCTTCTTGCCATCTTTCTAACTCTcgctctttctttatttctttccctccccctctcccttccctctccccccctctcccttccctccgcccctcccctctcccttccctctcccttctctcccttccctccgaTCACTGGTGATGTGGTCTCTTCTTCTTTTCCACACTCTCTCTGTTTACACCCCTGTCAGGAGATCACTGGTGATgtggtctcttcttctttctctgtgTTTTTTATTGGGATTTTGAAATCAGGATATCACTGGGGATGAGTCAAACACTCTCTGTTTTACCCCAAAATAGGACATCTTTATAAAACCATGAGGTCAGCCGCACTGGTGATGTGGTCTCTTCTTCTTTTCCACACTCTCTGTTTACCACCTCTTCAGGAGATCACTGGTGATGTggtctcttcttcttttcctgTTTACCACCTCTTCAGGAGATCACTGTGATGTGGTCTCTTCTTCTTTCCACACCTCTGTTTTCACCTCTTCAGGAGATCACTGGTGATGTGGTCTCTTCTTCTTTTCCACACTCTCTCTGTTTACCACCTCTTCAGGAGATCACTGGTGATGTGGTCTCTTCTTCTGTTTTCCACACTCTCTCTGTTTACCACCTCTTCAGGAGATCACTGGTGATGTGGTctcttcttcttttcactctctctgtttacaCTCTCAGGAGATCTGTTTACCACCTCTTCAGGAGATCACTGGTGATGTGGTCTCTTCTTCTTTTCCACACTCTCTCTGTTTACCACCTCTTCAGGAGATCACTGGTGATGTGGTCTCTTCTTCTTTTCCACACTCTCTCTGTTTACCACCTCTTCAGGAGATCACTGGTGATGTGGTCTCTTCTTCTTTTCAACACTCTCTGTTTACCACCTCTTCAGGAGATCACTGGTGATGTggtctcttcttctttttctctgTTTACACCTCTTCAGGAGATCACTCTGTTTCcacactctctc encodes:
- the LOC124024478 gene encoding zeta-sarcoglycan-like — translated: NEGVVFGHSVETSHIRAEPFQDLKLESPTRTLSLEAPRGVEVNAGVGDFKASCRKDLLLQSSEGEIFLDSSTIRLGNIPHGTAADPLHGAPGTTYPKQTVYELCVCPSGKLYLSPAEKGSTCQTTSNVCLWS